A region of Phycisphaerales bacterium AB-hyl4 DNA encodes the following proteins:
- a CDS encoding alpha/beta hydrolase gives MADADAPSTRYRPHWGIRMLTWLLIALLVWTAAVWLLQRQALFPRHVANMAPAIDRPSDAEVLRLDTSAGEVVAWLLPGEGVSADRPGPAVMFAHGNGERIDFWPAALQRYRDMGVTVMLPSYRGYGPSAGRPSARAILDDFTRFHDKLAARDDVDADRIIFHGRSLGGATLGTLAGTRPPAGLILESTFTSTAAMARSYLVPPFLIRDRFDALTPLRNHAGPVLIMHGRLDTIVPSRHAEHLHAAAADSELVWFETTHNDPMPEREYWQAIESYLQEHDLLTAEPTEPG, from the coding sequence ATGGCCGACGCCGATGCACCATCCACGCGATACCGACCACACTGGGGCATACGCATGCTCACCTGGCTGCTGATTGCGCTGCTGGTGTGGACGGCGGCGGTGTGGCTGCTGCAACGCCAGGCGTTGTTCCCGCGACACGTGGCGAACATGGCGCCGGCGATCGATCGGCCGAGCGATGCGGAAGTGCTTCGGCTGGACACGTCGGCGGGCGAGGTGGTGGCGTGGCTGCTGCCGGGCGAAGGCGTGAGCGCCGATCGGCCGGGGCCGGCGGTGATGTTCGCCCACGGCAACGGCGAGCGGATCGACTTCTGGCCCGCCGCGCTGCAACGTTATCGCGATATGGGCGTCACCGTCATGCTGCCAAGCTATCGCGGCTACGGCCCGTCGGCGGGCAGGCCCTCGGCTCGGGCGATCCTCGACGACTTCACCCGCTTCCACGACAAGCTCGCGGCCCGCGATGACGTCGACGCGGACCGCATCATCTTCCACGGCCGATCGCTCGGCGGCGCGACGCTGGGCACGCTCGCTGGCACGCGACCGCCCGCCGGGTTGATCCTCGAATCCACCTTCACCAGCACCGCCGCGATGGCGCGGTCGTACCTGGTCCCGCCGTTTCTCATCCGCGACCGCTTCGATGCGCTCACGCCGTTGCGCAATCACGCCGGGCCGGTGCTCATCATGCACGGCAGGCTGGACACGATCGTCCCGTCGCGGCACGCCGAGCACTTGCACGCCGCCGCGGCCGACAGCGAACTGGTGTGGTTTGAAACGACGCACAACGATCCGATGCCGGAGCGGGAATACTGGCAGGCGATCGAAAGCTATCTTCAAGAGCATGATCTGCTGACAGCCGAGCCGACCGAGCCAGGGTGA
- the tpx gene encoding thiol peroxidase translates to MSERTGLVTLKGNPITLVGDELKAGDKAPDFQLTGTDMSSKSLSDYEGKVKLVVVVPSLDTSVCDTEVRKFNEHATSLGDDIIVLTVSMDLPPAQKRWCGAAGVDRVECLSDYKDHSFGKAWGLRIKEIGFLARSIFVLDKDNTVRYMELVPEIGQEPDYDAALAAAKQLV, encoded by the coding sequence ATGAGCGAACGTACAGGACTCGTCACACTTAAAGGCAACCCCATTACACTCGTCGGCGATGAATTGAAAGCCGGCGACAAAGCGCCCGACTTCCAGCTCACCGGCACGGACATGAGCAGCAAGTCGCTGAGCGATTACGAAGGCAAGGTGAAGCTTGTCGTCGTCGTGCCGTCGCTGGACACGTCGGTCTGCGATACGGAAGTGCGCAAGTTCAACGAGCACGCCACATCGCTTGGCGACGACATCATCGTGCTCACCGTGAGCATGGACCTGCCGCCCGCGCAGAAGCGATGGTGCGGCGCAGCCGGCGTCGATCGTGTCGAATGCCTCAGCGACTACAAAGACCACAGCTTCGGCAAGGCGTGGGGTCTTCGCATTAAGGAAATCGGTTTCCTCGCCCGCAGCATCTTCGTGCTCGACAAGGACAACACGGTTCGCTACATGGAACTCGTGCCCGAAATCGGCCAGGAACCGGACTACGACGCAGCGCTCGCCGCGGCGAAGCAGCTGGTGTGA
- a CDS encoding mannonate dehydratase — MTHAVVKAQPQLTGLGPPWEAGVLRTLQARFADAGITLLGLEGDPFDMSRIKRGEPGRDEDFDRYRQMLGHMGELGLKLLCYNFMLRPKTAEHDWHRTDVSVPLRGGSLTTRFELTKLPVADELELSHDELWSNYQAFLKAVLPAAEQADVTLALHPDDPPLPQLGSVPRLFGSVEAFDRAYQLAPSRHNAVTFCQANFKLMGCDLEATVRRFAEQGRLAFVHVRDVEGSADAFTETWHDEGPTDMPAMLKLYHDVGFAGPLRDDHVPTMHGENPDIPGYASLGHLFAVGYLKGIFQTHRTPYT, encoded by the coding sequence GTGACACATGCGGTGGTCAAGGCCCAGCCGCAACTCACCGGGCTCGGCCCGCCGTGGGAAGCCGGTGTACTGCGCACGTTGCAGGCGCGCTTCGCCGACGCGGGCATCACGCTGCTCGGCCTGGAAGGCGATCCGTTCGACATGAGCCGCATCAAACGCGGCGAACCGGGCCGCGACGAAGACTTCGACCGCTACCGCCAGATGCTCGGCCACATGGGCGAACTCGGCCTGAAGCTGCTGTGCTACAACTTCATGCTCCGCCCGAAGACCGCCGAGCATGACTGGCATCGCACAGATGTGAGCGTGCCCCTGCGCGGCGGCTCGCTGACCACGCGCTTCGAGCTGACGAAGCTTCCTGTTGCCGATGAGCTGGAGCTGAGTCACGATGAACTGTGGTCGAACTATCAGGCGTTTCTCAAAGCGGTGCTCCCCGCTGCGGAGCAGGCGGACGTGACGCTCGCGCTGCATCCGGACGATCCGCCGTTGCCGCAGCTCGGCAGCGTGCCGCGGTTGTTCGGCAGTGTCGAGGCGTTCGATCGCGCGTACCAACTCGCGCCGAGCCGGCACAATGCGGTGACGTTCTGCCAGGCGAATTTCAAGCTGATGGGCTGTGACCTCGAAGCCACCGTCCGCCGCTTCGCCGAGCAGGGTCGGCTCGCGTTCGTCCACGTGCGCGACGTGGAAGGCTCGGCTGACGCTTTCACCGAAACCTGGCACGACGAAGGCCCGACCGACATGCCCGCCATGTTGAAGCTGTACCACGACGTCGGGTTCGCCGGCCCGCTCCGCGACGACCACGTGCCCACCATGCACGGCGAAAACCCGGACATCCCCGGCTACGCCTCGCTGGGACACCTGTTCGCCGTCGGCTACCTCAAAGGCATCTTCCAGACGCACCGCACCCCCTACACCTGA
- the glpK gene encoding glycerol kinase GlpK codes for MTTKTHVLALDQGTTSSRAIVFDQQGGIVARAQHEFEQLFPRPGWVEHNPEAIWRSQLRAAREALDLADLSPGDIAGVGITNQRETTLIWDRATGEPIANAIVWQDRRTADLCDRLRNAGFADTFQQKTGLVLDAYFSGTKINWLLEHVDGARERAQRGELAFGTVDTWLIWKLTVGRVHITDATNASRTLLYNIRTGQWDDELLEHLSIPRELLPDVRPSSEVYGETDPELLGTAVPIAGVAGDQQAALFGQMCMTPGMAKNTYGTGCFMLLNTGNKPRTSKHNLLTTIAWQLGDEVEYALEGSIFIGGAVVQWLRDGLHMIDSSSEIEKLAASVDDNGGVYLVPAFAGLGAPHWDPYARGTLVGLTRGTTAGHIARAALEAIAFQTADVLEAMHADAGMDITELRVDGGAAANDLLMQFQADVLRVPTVRPKVTETTAAGAAYLAGLATGVWTDRKQIAAQWQVDRRFEPTMSDDRVHKLRERWLEAVKRSRGWEPTAG; via the coding sequence ATGACGACGAAAACCCACGTACTGGCATTGGATCAGGGCACGACCAGCTCGCGTGCCATCGTTTTCGACCAGCAGGGGGGCATCGTCGCCCGGGCTCAGCATGAGTTCGAGCAGCTGTTCCCCCGGCCGGGCTGGGTGGAGCACAACCCCGAGGCCATCTGGCGGTCGCAGCTGCGTGCCGCCCGCGAAGCGCTGGATCTGGCCGACCTTTCTCCCGGCGACATCGCCGGCGTGGGCATCACCAACCAGCGAGAAACCACGCTCATCTGGGACCGCGCGACCGGCGAGCCGATCGCCAACGCCATCGTCTGGCAGGACCGCCGCACCGCCGACCTCTGCGACCGCCTTCGCAACGCCGGCTTCGCCGACACGTTTCAACAGAAGACCGGCCTCGTGCTCGATGCCTACTTCTCCGGCACGAAAATCAACTGGCTGCTCGAACACGTCGACGGCGCACGCGAGCGCGCCCAGCGCGGCGAGCTCGCCTTCGGCACGGTCGATACGTGGCTGATCTGGAAGCTTACCGTCGGCCGAGTGCACATCACCGACGCGACCAACGCCTCACGTACGCTGCTATACAACATCCGCACCGGGCAATGGGACGATGAGTTGCTCGAACATCTGAGCATCCCGCGCGAGCTGCTGCCGGACGTTCGGCCGTCGAGCGAAGTGTATGGCGAAACCGACCCGGAACTGCTCGGCACTGCCGTGCCCATCGCGGGCGTGGCGGGCGATCAACAGGCGGCGCTGTTCGGGCAGATGTGCATGACGCCCGGCATGGCGAAGAACACTTACGGCACGGGCTGCTTCATGTTGCTGAACACCGGTAACAAACCCCGCACCTCAAAGCACAACCTGCTGACGACGATTGCGTGGCAACTCGGCGACGAAGTCGAATACGCGCTCGAAGGCAGCATCTTCATCGGTGGGGCGGTGGTGCAGTGGCTTCGCGACGGGCTGCACATGATCGACTCATCCAGTGAAATCGAAAAGCTCGCTGCGAGCGTGGACGACAACGGCGGCGTGTATCTCGTGCCCGCCTTCGCAGGGCTTGGCGCACCGCATTGGGACCCATACGCTCGCGGCACGCTGGTCGGGCTGACGCGCGGCACGACCGCCGGCCACATCGCCCGCGCGGCGCTGGAGGCGATTGCGTTCCAGACCGCCGACGTACTTGAAGCGATGCACGCCGACGCGGGCATGGACATCACAGAGTTGCGGGTCGATGGCGGCGCTGCGGCGAACGATCTGCTCATGCAGTTTCAAGCCGACGTGCTTCGCGTGCCGACCGTTCGGCCGAAGGTGACGGAGACAACCGCGGCCGGCGCGGCCTACCTGGCGGGGCTGGCGACCGGTGTCTGGACCGATCGAAAGCAGATCGCGGCGCAGTGGCAGGTCGATCGCCGATTTGAGCCGACGATGTCGGACGATCGCGTGCACAAGCTGCGCGAGCGGTGGCTGGAAGCAGTCAAGCGCAGTCGAGGATGGGAACCGACGGCCGGCTGA
- a CDS encoding zinc ribbon domain-containing protein, which translates to MSLQEQLHELFLLDQQLRGLRNRLDAGQSRQRAQQNKLVQLQQQQQELSHQLRQTQVNAQTLEKQSGEMEARINELRGRMNNVTSNKEYSALLVEVNTLKVDKSKIEDQALEQMNEVDTLKQRVTDIEQKIDDQKKLVSGADNEVDSARAEVGDRLDEVASKRQAAAEKVPADARAVFERLADSYEGEALAEVEEANRRRMEYNCGGCYMSLPIERVNGIMMRTNELVTCPNCNRILYMKPELKSALSGAK; encoded by the coding sequence TTGTCGCTTCAAGAACAACTGCACGAGCTTTTCCTGCTGGACCAGCAGCTTCGCGGCCTGCGTAACCGCCTCGACGCCGGGCAAAGTCGCCAGCGGGCGCAGCAGAACAAGCTCGTGCAGCTTCAGCAGCAGCAGCAGGAGCTTTCCCACCAACTCCGCCAGACCCAGGTCAACGCCCAAACGCTTGAGAAGCAATCCGGCGAGATGGAGGCCCGCATCAACGAACTGCGCGGCCGCATGAACAACGTCACCAGCAATAAGGAATACTCCGCCCTGCTGGTCGAGGTGAACACGCTGAAGGTCGACAAGAGCAAAATCGAAGACCAGGCGCTCGAACAGATGAACGAGGTGGACACGCTCAAGCAGCGGGTCACCGATATCGAACAGAAGATCGACGACCAGAAAAAACTCGTCAGCGGTGCGGACAACGAAGTCGACTCCGCCCGCGCGGAAGTGGGCGATCGTCTGGATGAAGTGGCGAGCAAACGTCAGGCCGCCGCCGAGAAAGTACCCGCCGACGCCCGCGCCGTGTTCGAACGGCTTGCCGACTCATACGAAGGCGAAGCGCTTGCCGAGGTTGAGGAAGCGAACCGCCGTCGCATGGAATACAACTGCGGCGGCTGTTACATGAGCCTGCCTATCGAACGCGTCAACGGCATCATGATGCGAACCAACGAACTGGTCACCTGCCCCAACTGCAACCGCATCCTCTACATGAAACCCGAGTTGAAGTCGGCGCTCAGCGGGGCGAAGTAA
- a CDS encoding ribonuclease HI family protein — protein MNLIIHIDGGSRGNPGPAGVGVVLHDADTRKPVHEAGYFVGRTTNNVAEYTGLLRALEIAHEHNAASVTVHSDSQLMVRQLHGQYKVKSADLKPLFDKARQALGRFKQWKLDHVPREKNERADELANLAMDVRKDVIAVVNGQASKSTAAPRAAAAAPASAKAIDTETMWQVRIEGESEVCPAHMPADHEFTMGSTVGEPNLCTHAATAIFSTRLPNWSASRRMANVRCAACDRTIRIRRS, from the coding sequence ATGAATCTGATCATCCACATCGATGGTGGCTCGCGCGGCAACCCGGGCCCGGCCGGGGTTGGTGTCGTCCTGCATGATGCAGACACGCGCAAGCCTGTACACGAGGCCGGTTACTTCGTCGGCCGAACCACGAACAATGTCGCCGAATACACCGGCCTGCTGCGCGCCCTGGAAATCGCTCACGAGCACAACGCCGCGAGCGTCACCGTCCATAGCGACTCACAGCTCATGGTCCGCCAGTTGCATGGGCAGTACAAGGTCAAGTCCGCCGACCTCAAGCCGCTGTTCGACAAGGCACGGCAGGCGCTGGGCCGGTTCAAGCAGTGGAAGCTCGACCACGTTCCGCGTGAGAAAAACGAGCGAGCCGACGAGTTGGCCAATCTCGCGATGGACGTGCGGAAAGACGTGATCGCCGTCGTCAACGGGCAGGCGAGCAAATCGACCGCCGCCCCACGCGCGGCCGCAGCAGCGCCGGCGAGCGCGAAAGCCATCGACACCGAGACCATGTGGCAAGTGCGGATCGAAGGCGAGTCTGAGGTCTGCCCCGCTCACATGCCAGCCGACCACGAGTTCACGATGGGCTCGACCGTTGGCGAGCCGAACCTGTGCACCCACGCCGCCACCGCGATCTTCTCCACCCGCCTGCCCAACTGGTCCGCCAGTCGCCGCATGGCCAACGTCCGCTGCGCCGCCTGCGACCGTACGATCCGCATCCGCCGCAGCTAA
- a CDS encoding lysylphosphatidylglycerol synthase domain-containing protein yields the protein MPLNRLRQFGRGLGLLLGVALLALAVVYAVRGVDWTVLADAPLSGFVVLAVVVLGNLVLAGLLFWAVTLSFDASPGVGAARMVGLVCVSAVLNYLPLPRAGLVGRSAYLKWRHDLPLRQSAVIVAIVLALAVVVSGIAAGALLVSGVTAGWLALAAAVVVLASVTGAIGRRVLGRAVRHGWLWVPLRTADLLAAALRLWLAFALLGQPIGYEQAVLISAASVLVKLVGLTPSGLGLSEWLIAVLAPVLAPVETATAAAAAVLDRAAEVVVVLIAGGVSMAIMRNELTVGRSQAT from the coding sequence ATGCCATTGAATCGCTTGCGACAGTTTGGACGTGGCCTGGGCCTGCTGCTCGGCGTTGCGCTGCTGGCGCTGGCGGTGGTGTATGCGGTGCGCGGGGTGGACTGGACAGTGCTTGCCGATGCGCCGTTGAGCGGGTTCGTCGTGTTGGCGGTGGTGGTGCTGGGCAACCTGGTGCTGGCGGGGCTGCTGTTCTGGGCGGTGACGTTGAGCTTTGACGCGTCGCCGGGCGTTGGGGCGGCGCGGATGGTGGGGCTGGTGTGCGTCAGTGCGGTGTTGAACTATCTGCCGTTGCCGCGAGCGGGGCTGGTGGGGCGGTCGGCGTATCTGAAATGGCGGCACGACCTGCCGCTGCGACAGTCGGCGGTGATTGTGGCAATCGTGCTCGCGCTCGCGGTGGTCGTGTCAGGCATCGCGGCGGGGGCGCTGCTGGTCTCTGGCGTTACGGCGGGCTGGCTGGCGCTGGCGGCGGCGGTGGTGGTGCTGGCGAGCGTGACGGGGGCCATTGGCAGGCGCGTGCTCGGCCGAGCGGTGCGACATGGCTGGCTGTGGGTGCCGCTGCGCACGGCCGACCTGCTGGCGGCGGCGCTGCGGCTGTGGTTGGCGTTTGCACTGCTGGGCCAACCCATCGGCTACGAACAGGCGGTGCTCATCAGTGCCGCCAGCGTGCTGGTGAAACTGGTGGGGCTGACGCCGAGCGGGCTGGGGTTGAGCGAATGGCTCATCGCGGTGCTCGCCCCCGTGCTCGCACCAGTCGAGACGGCGACCGCGGCGGCGGCGGCGGTGCTCGACCGCGCCGCGGAGGTCGTCGTGGTGCTCATCGCCGGCGGTGTGAGCATGGCGATCATGCGAAACGAACTGACCGTCGGTCGATCACAGGCGACTTAG
- a CDS encoding NAD+ synthase, with protein MKIALAQINPTVGDIDGNAALIRRALHRAAEQGADLIVLPELAVVGYPPKDLLLKPAVIRECVQAVEDLASECHDIAAVIGYPCPSDAPRGLALYNAAALCADGKIIHRHVKSLLPTYDVFDEHRYFEPGPAVDIARLGKLKLGISICEDLWNDERVFSRQLYHDNPIDQLAQRGADLFINCAASPFVVRKHAFRRRLMTSAARGHGLPLVYCNQVGGNDELVFDGYSCVIDSRGNLIAEAKGFEEDLLLVDLPVGEPAAGNEKPEPRKATSAVADMPSADLPATVGGEVRTKSELEAAYHALVLGLRDYCRKCGFKSVVIGLSGGIDSAVSAAICVAALGSQNVRGIAMPSRFSSEGSKRDARLLAEKLSIAFDEISIEAPHQAFEQLLQPHFQGLPPDSAEENVQARVRGIILMAFSNKFGSMLVTTGNKSEVAVGYCTLYGDMAGGMAILSDVPKMMVYQLARWINDDPASPLRERFDGPVIPEDTITKPPSAELRPDQTDQDSLPAYEVLDEIIERYVEREQSARRIVKETGFDADVVLRVVRLIDVNEYKRKQMAPGLKITGRAFGFGRRMPIAQGYDSRRSLEAAQAVAASNENG; from the coding sequence ATGAAAATTGCCCTTGCCCAGATAAACCCGACCGTCGGCGACATCGACGGCAACGCCGCACTGATCCGCCGGGCTCTACACCGGGCCGCCGAGCAGGGGGCCGATTTGATCGTGCTGCCCGAGCTGGCGGTGGTCGGCTATCCGCCCAAGGACCTGCTGCTGAAGCCGGCGGTCATCCGCGAATGTGTGCAGGCGGTGGAGGATCTGGCCAGCGAATGCCACGATATTGCGGCCGTGATCGGCTACCCCTGCCCCAGCGACGCGCCGCGCGGGTTGGCCCTCTACAACGCCGCAGCGCTGTGTGCCGACGGGAAGATTATCCACCGGCATGTCAAAAGCCTGCTGCCGACTTATGACGTCTTCGACGAGCATCGCTACTTCGAGCCGGGCCCGGCCGTCGACATCGCCCGCCTCGGCAAGCTGAAGCTCGGCATCAGCATCTGCGAAGACCTCTGGAACGACGAACGCGTTTTCAGTCGTCAGCTTTACCACGACAACCCGATCGATCAGCTCGCCCAGCGCGGCGCGGACCTGTTCATTAACTGCGCGGCCTCGCCTTTCGTCGTGCGCAAGCACGCGTTCCGCCGTAGGCTCATGACCAGCGCCGCCCGCGGCCACGGCCTGCCGCTGGTCTACTGCAATCAGGTCGGCGGCAACGACGAACTCGTTTTCGACGGGTACTCCTGCGTGATCGACAGCCGCGGCAACCTCATCGCCGAGGCGAAGGGGTTTGAAGAAGACCTGCTGCTAGTCGACCTGCCCGTCGGCGAGCCCGCCGCGGGCAATGAAAAACCCGAACCACGGAAAGCGACGAGCGCCGTGGCGGACATGCCGTCGGCCGACTTGCCCGCAACCGTCGGGGGTGAGGTACGTACGAAGTCGGAATTGGAAGCAGCCTATCACGCGCTGGTGCTGGGGCTGCGCGACTACTGCCGAAAGTGCGGGTTTAAGTCGGTCGTGATCGGACTCAGCGGCGGCATCGACTCAGCAGTGTCGGCCGCGATCTGCGTCGCAGCGCTGGGCTCGCAGAATGTGCGCGGCATCGCCATGCCCAGCCGATTTTCATCCGAAGGCTCGAAGCGTGACGCGCGCCTGTTGGCCGAGAAGCTCAGCATCGCGTTTGATGAAATCTCAATCGAAGCGCCGCACCAGGCATTCGAGCAACTGTTGCAGCCGCACTTCCAGGGCCTGCCCCCCGACTCGGCGGAAGAGAACGTGCAGGCCCGCGTGCGCGGCATCATCCTCATGGCCTTCTCCAACAAGTTCGGCTCGATGCTGGTGACCACCGGCAACAAGAGCGAAGTCGCCGTCGGCTACTGCACGCTCTACGGCGACATGGCGGGCGGCATGGCGATCCTCAGCGACGTGCCCAAGATGATGGTCTACCAGCTTGCCCGCTGGATCAACGACGACCCCGCCTCGCCGCTTCGCGAACGCTTCGACGGGCCGGTTATTCCCGAAGACACGATCACCAAACCGCCAAGCGCCGAGTTGCGCCCGGACCAGACCGACCAGGACTCGCTGCCTGCTTACGAAGTGCTCGACGAAATCATCGAACGCTATGTCGAACGGGAGCAGTCCGCCCGACGGATCGTCAAGGAAACCGGCTTCGATGCGGACGTCGTGCTGCGAGTGGTGCGATTGATCGACGTGAACGAATACAAACGCAAGCAGATGGCGCCGGGGTTGAAAATCACCGGCCGAGCGTTCGGCTTCGGTCGCCGCATGCCGATCGCGCAGGGCTACGACTCCCGCCGCAGCCTCGAAGCGGCGCAAGCGGTCGCCGCATCGAACGAAAACGGTTGA
- a CDS encoding tetratricopeptide repeat protein — protein sequence MRTITLLLVAGLFAAAAVGCESTSQRDAERQQTARALVEEAETFLERGLEDSALAAFGLALEENPQLAAAHMGMGQIYLGRGNYDLAGPAYQRATEVEPSNAEAYYRLGFTQQMRGSVEQSLRNYLRALSLNPEHMEANRDIASAYLQVGRAGDAVSYARRAVRLNPDSQAAWANLGGAYSLLRRYEEARDAYRQAMDLGERHRPVMLGLAEAHLQLGSHEQAVHVLEVLLEDHPDYGLAHERMGTAYFRLGEYEKALAAYERAHEIDERDTSALNGIGASLMTMYLETNRRESHLRDRAVRAWQQSLRIRPDQPRISDLIVRFRRS from the coding sequence ATGCGTACGATCACGCTCCTGCTGGTCGCCGGGTTATTCGCCGCGGCCGCGGTCGGCTGCGAAAGCACTTCGCAGCGCGACGCCGAACGGCAACAAACTGCACGCGCGCTCGTTGAGGAAGCCGAGACGTTTCTCGAACGCGGGCTGGAAGACTCGGCGCTGGCGGCGTTCGGCCTGGCGTTGGAAGAGAACCCGCAACTCGCGGCTGCACACATGGGCATGGGGCAGATCTACCTCGGCCGGGGCAACTACGACCTGGCCGGGCCGGCTTATCAACGTGCCACCGAAGTCGAGCCGAGCAATGCTGAAGCCTACTACCGCCTCGGCTTTACGCAGCAGATGCGGGGCAGCGTCGAGCAGTCGTTGCGCAATTACCTGCGTGCGCTGTCGCTCAACCCGGAGCATATGGAAGCGAACCGCGACATCGCGTCGGCGTATTTGCAGGTCGGCCGCGCTGGCGACGCCGTGTCCTACGCACGCCGCGCTGTTCGCCTCAATCCTGATAGCCAGGCAGCCTGGGCCAACCTCGGCGGCGCTTACAGCCTCCTCCGCCGATACGAGGAAGCGCGCGACGCTTACCGGCAGGCGATGGATCTGGGCGAACGGCATCGCCCCGTCATGCTCGGGCTCGCGGAAGCACACCTGCAACTGGGCAGCCATGAGCAGGCCGTCCACGTGCTTGAAGTGTTGCTTGAGGATCACCCGGACTACGGCCTGGCCCACGAACGCATGGGCACGGCGTACTTCCGTCTTGGCGAATACGAAAAGGCGCTGGCCGCGTATGAGCGCGCCCACGAAATCGACGAACGCGACACCTCCGCGCTGAACGGGATCGGTGCGAGTCTGATGACGATGTATCTTGAAACGAATCGGCGGGAGTCGCACTTGCGCGATCGGGCTGTGCGAGCCTGGCAGCAGAGCCTGCGCATCCGCCCCGACCAGCCGCGGATCTCCGACCTGATCGTGCGATTCAGGCGGTCGTGA
- a CDS encoding ABC transporter ATP-binding protein, producing the protein MAEVVLDRISKVYPGDVKAVDSISMTIPDGRFVVLVGPSGCGKSTTLRMIAGLEEITEGEVRIGDRVVNDVAPKNRDIAMVFQNYALYPHMSVYKNMAFGLKLRKFPKAEIERRVRDASAILGLDDYLDRKPKALSGGQRQRVAVGRAIVRDPACFLFDEPLSNLDAKLRVEMRAELKRLHHRLKTTTVYVTHDQEEAMTLGDIVVVMDGGIIQQADGPLNIYHYPANRFVAGFLGMPPMNFLEGELKQEGDDTWFVGESGKIKLNAEKAECLAGRIGQPVVLGVRPESLHLRASEKANSPDQQLAGTLSVVEPLGSAMDLFVMTANKQRLVARVSAERLEADDQQVTLYVDMSGVHVFEPGPHGENLTLKASEPAAVAGG; encoded by the coding sequence ATGGCAGAAGTTGTACTCGATCGCATCAGCAAGGTTTACCCCGGCGACGTCAAAGCGGTGGATTCCATCAGCATGACCATCCCTGACGGGCGATTCGTCGTGCTCGTGGGGCCGTCCGGCTGCGGCAAGAGTACGACGCTGCGCATGATCGCCGGCCTGGAAGAAATCACCGAAGGCGAGGTCCGCATCGGCGATCGCGTCGTCAACGACGTCGCGCCGAAAAACCGCGACATCGCGATGGTCTTTCAGAACTACGCGCTCTACCCGCACATGAGCGTTTACAAGAACATGGCCTTCGGGTTGAAGCTACGCAAGTTCCCCAAAGCCGAGATCGAGCGACGGGTACGTGACGCCTCCGCCATTCTGGGCCTCGACGACTACCTCGACCGAAAGCCCAAAGCGCTCTCCGGCGGTCAGCGGCAGCGCGTCGCAGTCGGCCGGGCGATCGTCCGCGACCCGGCGTGCTTCCTCTTTGACGAACCGCTGTCCAACCTGGACGCGAAGCTGCGCGTCGAGATGCGGGCCGAGTTGAAGCGGCTGCATCATCGGCTTAAGACGACGACGGTTTACGTGACCCACGATCAGGAAGAGGCGATGACGCTCGGCGACATCGTCGTGGTCATGGACGGCGGGATCATCCAGCAGGCCGACGGCCCGTTGAACATCTATCACTACCCGGCGAACCGCTTCGTGGCGGGTTTCCTCGGTATGCCGCCGATGAACTTCCTTGAAGGCGAGTTGAAACAGGAAGGCGATGATACGTGGTTCGTCGGCGAGTCGGGCAAGATCAAACTCAACGCGGAGAAGGCCGAATGCCTCGCCGGGCGGATTGGGCAGCCGGTCGTGCTCGGTGTTCGGCCGGAGTCGCTGCACCTGCGTGCGTCGGAGAAGGCAAACAGCCCGGACCAGCAGCTCGCGGGTACGCTGAGCGTGGTCGAGCCGCTTGGCTCGGCGATGGACCTGTTTGTGATGACGGCCAACAAGCAGCGGCTCGTCGCCCGCGTGTCGGCCGAGCGGTTGGAAGCCGACGACCAGCAGGTCACGTTGTATGTCGACATGTCCGGTGTGCACGTGTTCGAGCCGGGGCCGCACGGCGAGAACCTGACGCTAAAGGCCAGCGAGCCCGCAGCCGTCGCCGGCGGTTGA
- a CDS encoding VOC family protein, with the protein MGQVKTIPKGYHTVTPYLTVAGADKLVAFIEQVFGGSEVGRHDRPDGAIMHAEVRIGDSLIMISEACEQMGPMPGALYVYVDEVDAVYRKLMEAGATSVMEPADMFWGDRFASVRDPWGNAWSIATHVEDVSPDELNRRARAFTEQVDQPG; encoded by the coding sequence ATGGGGCAGGTCAAGACGATTCCGAAGGGTTATCACACGGTGACGCCGTACCTGACGGTGGCCGGTGCGGACAAGTTGGTGGCGTTTATCGAGCAGGTGTTCGGCGGGTCGGAGGTCGGGCGGCACGATCGGCCGGACGGGGCGATCATGCACGCGGAGGTTCGCATCGGCGATTCGCTGATCATGATCAGCGAGGCGTGCGAACAGATGGGCCCCATGCCGGGGGCGCTGTACGTCTACGTGGACGAGGTTGACGCGGTGTACCGCAAGTTGATGGAAGCGGGGGCCACGTCGGTCATGGAGCCGGCGGACATGTTCTGGGGCGACCGCTTCGCGAGCGTACGCGACCCGTGGGGCAATGCGTGGTCGATCGCGACGCACGTGGAAGATGTCTCGCCCGACGAACTGAACCGCCGGGCGCGAGCCTTCACGGAGCAGGTCGACCAGCCTGGGTGA